Proteins found in one Lycium ferocissimum isolate CSIRO_LF1 unplaced genomic scaffold, AGI_CSIRO_Lferr_CH_V1 ctg4697, whole genome shotgun sequence genomic segment:
- the LOC132044514 gene encoding protein DUF642 L-GALACTONO-1,4-LACTONE-RESPONSIVE GENE 2-like — MKMNTAILNIVLLFATINVALSVDDGLLPNGNFEQGPKPSQLKGTKVTDPHAIPHWELSGYVEYIKAGQTQGDMLLPVPEGAFAVRLGEDASIKTRVVNVTKGTFYSLSFNFARTCAQEEKLNVSVSPSTEPNDWGMLPMQTMYSSDGWDSYSWGFLAQASEIEITLHNPAIEKDPACGPLIDFIALKALKNPHRLKGNMLKNGNFEEGPYIFPNTSWGVLIPPNIEDDHSPLPGWIIESLKAVKYVDAEHFTVPEGKRAIELVAGRESAIAQVVRTQKGKVYDLMFSVGDASNSCQGSMLIEAFAGQITLRVPYESTGNGGFKRAKLRFKAVSERTRVRFLSTYYHMKNDHSGSLCGPVVDDVRLVGVRHP, encoded by the exons atgaaaatgaatacGGCAATATTGAATATAGTGCTGCTCTTTGCCACTATAAATGTCGCTTTATCTGTAGATGATG GATTATTGCCTAATGGCAACTTCGAGCAAGGTCCAAAACCATCACAATTGAAGGGCACAAAAGTGACAGACCCTCACGCAATACCCCACTGGGAATTATCAGGCTATGTAGAATACATTAAAGCAGGCCAAACACAAGGTGACATGCTGCTTCCAGTGCCCGAAGGAGCTTTTGCTGTTAGGCTGGGGGAAGACGCATCCATCAAGACCAGAGTCGTGAATGTGACTAAGGGAACTTTCTACTCTCTATCTTTCAACTTTGCTAGGACCTGTGCTCAAGAAGAGAAACTCAATGTGTCGGTGTCGCCTAGTACTGAGCCTAATGACTGGGGAATGCTCCCTATGCAGACAATGTATAGTAGTGATGGTTGGGACTCCTATTCGTGGGGTTTCTTGGCCCAAGCTAGTGAAATTGAAATCACGTTACACAATCCAGCAATTGAGAAGGACCCAGCTTGTGGCCCACTCATTGATTTCATCGCTCTCAAGGCTTTAAAAAACCCACATAGACTAAAAG GCAACATGTTGAAGAACGGAAACTTTGAAGAGGGTCCATATATCTTCCCCAACACAAGCTGGGGTGTTCTAATTCCACCAAACATTGAGGATGATCACTCACCTTTGCCCGGATGGATTATCGAATCACTCAAGGCAGTAAAATACGTTGATGCTGAACACTTCACCGTGCCAGAGGGCAAGCGCGCCATCGAGCTTGTGGCTGGAAGAGAAAGCGCAATAGCACAAGTAGTGAGGACTCAGAAAGGAAAAGTTTATGACCTCATGTTTTCGGTAGGAGATGCCAGCAATTCCTGCCAAGGGTCTATGCTTATAGAGGCATTTGCCGGACAGATCACTTTGAGAGTCCCCTATGAATCCACAGGTAATGGCGGATTCAAACGGGCCAAGCTTCGGTTCAAAGCAGTTTCAGAGCGCACCAGGGTCAGGTTCTTGAGCACATACTACCACATGAAGAATGATCACTCTGGCTCCTTGTGTGGTCCTGTGGTTGATGATGTGAGATTAGTCGGAGTTCGCCATCCATAA